Proteins from a single region of Aythya fuligula isolate bAytFul2 chromosome 3, bAytFul2.pri, whole genome shotgun sequence:
- the ASF1A gene encoding histone chaperone ASF1A, which produces MAKVQVNNVVVLDNPSPFYNPFQFEITFECIEDLSEDLEWKIIYVGSAESEEYDQVLDSVLVGPVPAGRHMFVFQADAPNPGLIPDADAVGVTVVLITCTYRGQEFIRVGYYVNNEYTETELRENPPVKPDFSKLQRNILASNPRVTRFHINWEDNTEKLEDAESSNPNLQSLLSTDALPSASKGWSTSENSLNVMLESHMDCM; this is translated from the exons atGGCCAAGGTTCAGGTGAACAATGTAGTGGTGTTGGACAACCCCTCTCCTTTCTACAACCCGTTCCAGTTCGAGATCACGTTCGAGTGCATCGAGGACCTGTCGGAAG acttggaatggaaaataatttacgTGGGTTCAGCTGAAAGCGAAGAGTATGACCAAGTGTTAGACTCCGTTTTAGTAGGACCTGTTCCTGCAGGCAGACACATGTTTGTATTTCAG GCTGATGCACCTAACCCAGGGCTTATTCCAGATGCAGATGCAGTAGGCGTAACAGTCGTGCTAATAACATGCACTTACCGAGGTCAAGAATTTATTAGAGTCGGCTACTATGTAAACAACGAATATACTGAAACAGAACTGAGAGAGAACCCACCAGTAAAGCCAGACTTTTCTAAG CTTCAAAGGAATATTTTGGCATCTAATCCCCGAGTCACAAGATTCCACATAAATTGGGAGgacaacactgaaaaactgGAAGATGCAGAGAGCAGTAACCCAAATCTACAGTCCCTGCTTTCTACAGATGCGTTACCTTCAGCATCAAAGGGGTGGTCAACATCAGAAAATTCATTAAATGTTATGTTAGAATCTCATATGGACTGCATGTGA